Proteins encoded in a region of the Sceloporus undulatus isolate JIND9_A2432 ecotype Alabama chromosome 11, SceUnd_v1.1, whole genome shotgun sequence genome:
- the DNAJC30 gene encoding dnaJ homolog subfamily C member 30, mitochondrial translates to MALAGALGRPPLSYGARAALQALGLPLGLPLGTRGLSGSNQSGPTGSGGAWGRPASPRGLYEILGVTPTATQAQIKTAYYKQSFLYHPDRNAGSEDAARQFTRVNEAYLVLGSVSLRKKYDRGLLSREDLRTAGKPSGKEWGASDGVVTTPPRRTQTFSAGRVPVKPVFDFDAFYRAHYGEQLEREQFLRERRREHQRRKEEAQKKWQLQSLSELGLAVLFVATMVLLFNLK, encoded by the coding sequence ATGGCTTTGGCTGGGGCCTTGGGGAGGCCTCCGCTTTCCTATGGGGCCAGAGCGGCCTTGCAAGCCTTGGGCCTCCCTTTAGGCCTCCCTTTGGGCACCAGAGGCCTCTCAGGATCCAACCAATCAGGCCCTACTGGGAGTGGAGGAGCCTGGGGCCGCCCTGCTTCCCCAAGGGGCCTCTATGAGATCCTGGGGGTGACCCCCACAGCCACCCAGGCCCAGATCAAGACGGCTTACTACAAGCAGTCCTTCCTCTATCACCCGGACCGCAACGCCGGCAGCGAGGATGCGGCCAGGCAGTTCACCCGCGTCAACGAAGCCTACCTGGTCCTGGGCAGCGTCAGCCTGCGCAAGAAGTACGACCGCGGCCTCCTCAGCCGGGAGGACCTCCGCACGGCCGGGAAGCCCTCAGGGAAAGAATGGGGGGCCAGCGACGGTGTCGTAACTACGCCGCCGAGGAGGACCCAGACCTTCAGCGCTGGCCGGGTGCCCGTTAAGCCCGTCTTCGACTTCGACGCGTTCTACCGGGCGCACTATGGGGAGCAGCTGGAGCGGGAGCAGTTCCTGCGGGAGAGGCGGCGGGAGCACCAGCGGCGCAAGGAGGAGGCGCAGAAGAAGTGGCAGCTGCAGAGCTTGAGCGAGTTGGGGCTCGCTGTCCTCTTCGTCGCCACCATGGTCCTTCTCTTCAACCTCaagtga